GAGCCCTGTGCGAAAAGCCGGCCCATGTGAAGGACGGTCACGCGGTCCGCGATCTGACGGACGAACTCCATGTCGTGCTCGACCGCCAACACCGACACGCCTTCGGTCTTCAGCGTCTTGACCATCTCTCCGGTTTTGCGGGTTTCGTCCGGCGACATGCCCGCCGTTGGTTCGTCGAGCAGCAATAGCCGGGGCTTGACGCTGACGGCCATGCCGATTTCCAGCCACTGCTGCTGACCGTGCGACAGGTTGCCGGCCAGCTCGGCCGCAGCCGAGCTGAGATCGACGAAAGCCAGGATCTGCGCGATCTCCGCAGACAGACTCTGGCCCTCGAGATGGTGCTGTAGGGCGATCTCCAGGTTCTGCCAGACGCTCAGGTCCTTGAAGATACCCGGCACCTGGAACTTGACGCTGATTCCTTTACGGATCCGCGCGAAGGAGGCCAGGTCGGTTATGTCCTGGCCATTGAAGAGAATGCGCCCGGCCGTTGGCTTGTGTTCGCCGAGAACGAGGCGGAAGAAGGTCGACTTGCCCGCACCGTTTGGGCCGATCAGGCAATGGACCTCCCCGCGCTCCATCTCGAAACTGAGATCGCGCGCTACCTGGACGCCGCCGAAGCTCTTCTGCAGGCCGACCGTCTCGAGGATGCTCGCGCTGGTCTCGGCGATGCTCAAGCTTGGCTCTCCCGGTCTTTTTCCGGCTCCCCTGGGGCGCCCCGACCGGTGCGGGTCAGCTTCGCGAAGACCCGGACGAGACCGGGGATGAAGCCCTCCGGCGCAAGCAAAACGGTCAGCAGCAGCAGCAGCCCCATCACCACCAGGGCATACTGGCTGCCGTAGACCGTCAGGTTCTGAAAGCCGAAGAGGACCACCAGGGTGCCGAGCAAGGTGGCCGTCAGGTCGCGGCGCCCGCCCACGGCAACCCAGACGATCGGCAGGGCCGCCGCCGTCAGGCCCATGCTGCTGGGGGTGATGTACTGTCCCCAGGCGGTGTAGAAAACCCCGGAGAGGCCGGCCAACCCGCTGCCGATCACGAAAGTGCCGAGCTGGTAGCGGCGGATATCGTAACCCAGCATCTCGGCGCGTTGCGGGTTCTCGCGGATCGCCACCAGAACGTTGCCGAAGCGCGAGTTCACCAGCACGCGCAGGGAGAGGTAGCAGAGGACCATCGCCGCCAGCAGCAGATAGTAGAGCGGGATGTCCGGGAAGAGGGCCAGGTCGCCGCCCGGCAAGGGCAGGGTCAGCGGCGGCATTCCCGTCATCCCGTTGTAGCCGTTCAGGCGGGCGGCGCCGATGGCCCATTCGGGTCCGGCCGTCTGCGCCATGAAGGTCTCGAACACCAGGGTCACCGACAGCGTGACGATTCCCAGAAACACCCCGCTGATCCGCCCATAGAAGAGGAAGTAGCCGAGCACGGCCGCCAGCAGCAGAGAGGCGGAGACCGCAATCGCCAAGGCAGCAAAGGTCAGCCCGTAGGCACTGCCGAGATTGATCGCGAGAACGCCATAGCTGTAGCCGGACAGGCCGAAGAAAGCCGTTTGTCCGAAGCTGAGCGACCCTCCGTAACCCCAGATCAGGCACAGGCCCATCGCCATGAAGGTCCAGGTGAAGAAGTATGCCGTATTGCCCACGGTCCAGCCATCGACGAACAGCGGATAGGCGACGGCCAAGGCCAGAACCAACGCGAAGCCGCTCCAGAAGACCCGACCGCGCCCTAGGGTCTGGGGGCCGTTGAGCCGTCCGAGCAGGCCCGGCAGAGGTGCCAGCCGTGCAGCGCGCGGACGCGGATCGCCGGAGTGGGTCTGCGGAGTCTCGATCATACCGTCCATGACCCGAGCTGGCAGACGGCGGGCGCTTTTAGAGACCGGCGTCTCATGTCCGCTCCTTCAGGAACCATCCCGAGATACCCCGCGGCAGGATCCGAATCACGATGATGACGGTTACCAGCAGACCGATCTGGCCGAACAATTGCCCCTGCCATCCGGTCATCACCGCCTTGATCAAGGCCAGCACGGCAGCCGCCGGCGCAGTGCCGAGAAAGACATCCGCCCCGCCGACGACCACGGTCACGAAGCTCTCGACGATAAAGGTGACCCCCATGGTCGGGACGAGTGTCATGGTCGGTGCGTAGAGGCCGCCCGCCAGTCCCGCGAGCGCGGCCCCCAAACCGAACGTCAGGCTGTAAACCCGAGAGGTTCTGACACCCAGCGCCTGCGCCATCTGCGGCTTTTGAATTGTCGCCCTGGCAAGCAGGCCGAAGCGGGTCACGTTGAACAGCAGGTAGAGAGCGATCAGAAGCAGGACTGCGACTGCCATCAGTACCAGCCGGTACTCGGAGTAGGAGAAGGCCCCGATACTGAAGCTGTCGAGCGGCGTGCCGATCCCGG
This genomic stretch from Algihabitans albus harbors:
- a CDS encoding ABC transporter ATP-binding protein; amino-acid sequence: MSIAETSASILETVGLQKSFGGVQVARDLSFEMERGEVHCLIGPNGAGKSTFFRLVLGEHKPTAGRILFNGQDITDLASFARIRKGISVKFQVPGIFKDLSVWQNLEIALQHHLEGQSLSAEIAQILAFVDLSSAAAELAGNLSHGQQQWLEIGMAVSVKPRLLLLDEPTAGMSPDETRKTGEMVKTLKTEGVSVLAVEHDMEFVRQIADRVTVLHMGRLFAQGSIAEIEADERVAEIYLGTPHDT
- a CDS encoding ABC transporter permease subunit; translated protein: MDGMIETPQTHSGDPRPRAARLAPLPGLLGRLNGPQTLGRGRVFWSGFALVLALAVAYPLFVDGWTVGNTAYFFTWTFMAMGLCLIWGYGGSLSFGQTAFFGLSGYSYGVLAINLGSAYGLTFAALAIAVSASLLLAAVLGYFLFYGRISGVFLGIVTLSVTLVFETFMAQTAGPEWAIGAARLNGYNGMTGMPPLTLPLPGGDLALFPDIPLYYLLLAAMVLCYLSLRVLVNSRFGNVLVAIRENPQRAEMLGYDIRRYQLGTFVIGSGLAGLSGVFYTAWGQYITPSSMGLTAAALPIVWVAVGGRRDLTATLLGTLVVLFGFQNLTVYGSQYALVVMGLLLLLTVLLAPEGFIPGLVRVFAKLTRTGRGAPGEPEKDRESQA
- a CDS encoding ABC transporter permease subunit produces the protein MLQEVFAFLYQFGDAFAFLVLSAAGLAIIFGMMGIINLAHGEFIMCGAYVTVIMARLGLPLPLAILCGALAAGLAGILVERLIIHRLYHRPLDSIVATWGISLIVTQTVLILLGSTMPGIGTPLDSFSIGAFSYSEYRLVLMAVAVLLLIALYLLFNVTRFGLLARATIQKPQMAQALGVRTSRVYSLTFGLGAALAGLAGGLYAPTMTLVPTMGVTFIVESFVTVVVGGADVFLGTAPAAAVLALIKAVMTGWQGQLFGQIGLLVTVIIVIRILPRGISGWFLKERT